In Halococcus salsus, one genomic interval encodes:
- a CDS encoding site-specific integrase — translation MKEEVCSLVRIDAVTEDFLTDKGKGQGGKSGNYRSDANRELDRFVDFLAQHKDAVTTFEELESGHLREYARHLTRQGWATGTVRTYYAYISAFCGWAVREGHLAENVAQRRNATEPIPDDGGHKSGDQQAWSADDRQQLTKFVDEQAHEAIDNVSEDREAAIKVCRDRALVYLLSYSGVRGAEVLRDKSDERRQGLRWEDVHLKDRYVTVFAKKQRLDDRGLPGPVIYPLEVYQRVLDVPSQNWPVFPSFHRPTLSQRITETLTQRGYTETEIEEVKEDQSLIEACVEVDVAPPSITTDAGRHVLKRLCEQAGIELDDDEYLMPHGARRGAGEVLVRTSGHAAAARALDNSEEVVREHYSHIEAGDLADQMTDAFEEADSE, via the coding sequence ATGAAAGAGGAGGTGTGTAGTTTGGTTCGTATCGATGCGGTTACTGAGGACTTCCTAACGGACAAAGGCAAGGGCCAAGGTGGCAAGAGCGGAAACTATCGAAGCGACGCCAACAGAGAGCTCGACCGCTTCGTGGACTTCCTCGCTCAGCACAAAGATGCCGTGACGACGTTCGAGGAATTGGAGTCAGGCCATCTCCGCGAGTACGCACGGCATCTCACCCGCCAGGGTTGGGCGACGGGCACAGTCCGAACCTACTACGCCTACATCTCAGCGTTCTGTGGCTGGGCCGTTCGTGAGGGTCATCTCGCCGAGAACGTCGCCCAGCGGCGCAATGCAACCGAGCCCATCCCCGACGACGGTGGTCACAAGAGTGGTGACCAGCAGGCCTGGTCCGCTGACGACCGCCAGCAGCTCACCAAGTTCGTCGACGAGCAGGCACACGAAGCTATCGACAATGTCAGTGAGGACCGAGAAGCGGCGATCAAGGTCTGTCGCGACCGCGCTCTCGTCTATCTCCTTTCGTACTCGGGGGTTCGAGGAGCGGAGGTTCTCCGCGACAAAAGCGATGAGCGAAGGCAGGGACTCCGCTGGGAGGACGTTCATCTCAAGGACCGCTACGTGACGGTGTTCGCGAAAAAACAGCGTCTCGACGACCGGGGCCTCCCTGGGCCGGTAATCTATCCCTTGGAGGTCTACCAGCGCGTTCTCGACGTTCCCAGTCAGAATTGGCCGGTCTTTCCCTCTTTCCACCGCCCAACGCTCTCCCAACGGATTACCGAAACGCTCACCCAGCGTGGTTACACCGAAACAGAAATCGAGGAAGTCAAAGAAGACCAGTCGCTCATCGAAGCCTGTGTCGAGGTCGACGTCGCGCCACCATCAATCACAACTGACGCAGGACGGCACGTTCTCAAGCGACTCTGTGAGCAGGCAGGCATCGAACTCGATGACGATGAGTATCTGATGCCTCACGGTGCTCGCCGCGGTGCTGGCGAGGTCCTTGTTCGCACCTCAGGCCACGCGGCCGCCGCGCGAGCGCTCGATAACTCCGAGGAAGTCGTTCGCGAGCATTACTCGCATATTGAGGCCGGCGATCTCGCCGACCAGATGACTGATGCCTTCGAAGAAGCTGATAGTGAGTAA
- a CDS encoding excalibur calcium-binding domain-containing protein, with protein MRPLGVPSPRYLYCSGRYIRTQPFGGASEWSSFAPTRFGGASSAPSHYLLSSGDASDPYDCSDFDSQEAAQQVYDSDPSDPSGLDGDGNGVACESL; from the coding sequence GTGCGTCCCTTGGGAGTGCCAAGCCCCCGGTACCTCTATTGTTCGGGACGCTATATACGAACGCAGCCTTTCGGTGGGGCATCCGAGTGGTCGTCATTTGCCCCGACTCGATTCGGAGGTGCTTCGTCCGCACCGTCCCACTACCTTCTCTCGAGCGGGGATGCGAGCGATCCCTATGATTGTTCGGATTTCGACTCACAGGAGGCCGCTCAGCAGGTCTACGATAGCGACCCCAGCGATCCGTCGGGTCTCGACGGTGACGGCAACGGTGTAGCCTGCGAATCGCTCTAA
- a CDS encoding pyridoxal-phosphate-dependent aminotransferase family protein, translated as MEAPDVDELLPPDRTLMGPGPSEVHPRVRRAMSTPLVGHLDPAFVDLMDDVQELLRYTFQTDNEFTIPVSGTGSAAMESAIANLTEPDDTVLVPDNGYFGDRMASMVRRAGGSVGRVDAPWGAPLDPDDVATACETHDPDVVGFVHAETSTGVLQPDVPALTEIAHDHDALTIADTVTSLGGVELRVDEWGIDAAYSATQKCLSAPPGASPLTLSERAVEKVTNRDAPVRSWYLDLSLLADYWGEERAYHHTAPITNVYALREALRLVAEEGLKARWERHERVAGALRDGVEAMGLELASESWLPSLNTVALPESVDNGAVIDHLLSEHGIEVAGGLGDLAGDVLRVGCMGRSARPANVLAVIAALGDALAAQGSEIDVDAGLAAAQGKL; from the coding sequence ATGGAGGCACCTGATGTCGACGAACTCCTTCCACCCGATCGAACATTGATGGGGCCCGGTCCGAGCGAGGTCCACCCGCGTGTACGGCGAGCGATGAGCACGCCGTTAGTCGGTCATCTCGATCCGGCTTTCGTCGACCTGATGGACGATGTCCAAGAACTGCTTCGGTACACTTTCCAAACCGATAATGAATTCACGATTCCGGTGAGCGGCACGGGGTCGGCTGCGATGGAGAGCGCAATCGCGAATCTCACTGAACCCGACGATACGGTTCTGGTTCCGGACAACGGGTACTTCGGCGACCGGATGGCCTCGATGGTTCGACGGGCTGGCGGTTCGGTCGGACGCGTTGACGCTCCGTGGGGTGCGCCGCTCGATCCGGACGATGTAGCCACAGCGTGTGAAACCCACGACCCCGATGTGGTGGGGTTCGTCCACGCTGAGACCAGCACCGGCGTACTCCAGCCGGACGTGCCAGCTCTGACTGAGATCGCCCACGACCACGACGCGCTCACGATCGCAGACACCGTAACGTCACTCGGCGGGGTGGAACTTCGAGTCGACGAATGGGGGATCGACGCGGCGTACTCAGCGACGCAGAAATGCCTCTCCGCCCCGCCTGGCGCGAGCCCGCTTACCCTCTCCGAACGCGCTGTCGAGAAGGTCACGAACCGCGACGCCCCGGTCCGGTCGTGGTATCTCGACCTCTCGCTGCTCGCCGACTACTGGGGCGAAGAGCGTGCATACCACCATACTGCGCCGATCACCAACGTCTACGCGCTCCGCGAGGCGCTTCGACTGGTGGCCGAAGAGGGGCTCAAAGCACGCTGGGAACGCCACGAGCGGGTCGCAGGTGCGCTACGGGACGGCGTTGAGGCGATGGGGCTCGAACTCGCGAGCGAGTCGTGGCTTCCGAGCCTGAACACCGTCGCGCTCCCCGAGAGCGTCGATAATGGAGCGGTTATCGATCACCTGCTTTCCGAACACGGGATCGAGGTTGCAGGTGGGCTCGGCGACCTTGCTGGCGACGTACTCCGAGTCGGGTGTATGGGCCGTTCCGCCCGACCGGCGAACGTCCTCGCAGTCATAGCGGCACTTGGTGATGCGCTTGCGGCCCAGGGTAGTGAGATCGATGTGGATGCCGGACTGGCGGCGGCACAGGGCAAGCTTTGA
- a CDS encoding endonuclease NucS domain-containing protein, whose translation MTEREAVAGASDICGKDANDVLTVELKRRRAGSDAARHLDRYVEAPNCEVDSRDSGRVIGH comes from the coding sequence ATGACCGAGCGCGAGGCGGTTGCTGGAGCGAGCGATATCTGCGGGAAGGATGCTAACGACGTGTTAACAGTAGAACTCAAGCGTCGTCGTGCCGGATCAGATGCTGCTAGGCATCTGGATAGGTATGTCGAGGCGCCGAACTGCGAGGTCGATTCGCGGGATTCTGGTCGCGTCATCGGTCACTGA
- a CDS encoding orc1/cdc6 family replication initiation protein — MPMDSGSEESSSSTGSIKDLILEQDKTASLIKNRSLLEPNEIVDEERIVGRDTQLTDITQHLRVAISNERPPNLFLYGPSGTGKSLIINAVCQNIVELCESRDIRFGVIQMNCQNVGTLGAAVYELIRKVANDTGATIDVPEHGIPNKKKWRELYRLINEHYDIAVFILDELDMLVGRRDKDEPAFSRLLYQLSRAGSTNEIAAQVSVTAITNDTKMMESVGSRALSSFTPEDVHFSDYDANQLREILWAREDAFREDALSQDVIPLAAAFAAQTNGDARKAIDLMRTAGSLAEKIGADKVREEHIREAQDKVEKNRVLEVTRGISTQKKLCLFATAVVASEAGTGAAKSPLGYRVYQYLTDILGLDQYHQETYVNKMKELTTYSLVETERKSQGPHSGSYLEFTFGENPETIIETLREDSRLKDAHDDELRTVVNAQIR, encoded by the coding sequence ATGCCCATGGATTCTGGTTCCGAGGAATCCTCGTCGTCGACAGGTTCAATCAAGGATCTCATTCTTGAGCAGGACAAAACTGCAAGTCTCATCAAAAACCGTTCCCTTCTTGAACCGAACGAAATCGTTGATGAGGAGCGGATCGTCGGTCGTGATACCCAACTTACCGATATTACACAGCACCTTCGTGTTGCGATCAGCAATGAGCGGCCACCAAATCTATTCCTCTATGGACCATCCGGAACCGGGAAATCGCTCATTATCAATGCTGTTTGTCAGAACATCGTTGAACTCTGTGAGAGTCGTGATATTCGATTCGGAGTTATCCAAATGAACTGCCAGAACGTCGGCACTCTAGGCGCAGCCGTCTACGAACTCATTCGGAAGGTAGCGAATGATACTGGGGCGACTATTGATGTCCCAGAACACGGTATTCCGAACAAGAAAAAGTGGCGTGAACTCTATCGTCTCATCAACGAACACTACGATATAGCTGTATTCATCCTTGACGAACTCGACATGCTTGTGGGGCGCCGCGATAAGGATGAACCAGCCTTCTCACGCCTCCTCTATCAGCTCTCTCGTGCGGGAAGCACTAACGAGATCGCTGCTCAAGTTTCCGTAACTGCCATCACAAACGATACGAAGATGATGGAGAGTGTGGGTAGTCGTGCTCTTAGTTCATTCACACCAGAAGACGTACACTTTAGCGACTACGATGCTAATCAACTTCGCGAGATTCTCTGGGCTCGAGAGGACGCTTTTCGTGAGGATGCACTCAGCCAAGACGTGATCCCACTTGCTGCGGCATTTGCCGCGCAAACCAATGGAGATGCACGGAAGGCTATCGATCTCATGCGAACAGCGGGATCACTCGCAGAAAAGATAGGCGCGGATAAAGTCCGCGAAGAACATATTCGAGAAGCTCAAGATAAGGTTGAAAAAAATCGCGTCCTGGAAGTTACTCGTGGTATCAGCACCCAAAAGAAACTCTGCCTGTTTGCAACTGCGGTTGTGGCGTCTGAAGCAGGCACTGGTGCGGCAAAGAGTCCGCTCGGGTACCGAGTCTATCAGTACCTAACGGATATCTTGGGCTTAGACCAATACCATCAGGAAACATACGTGAACAAAATGAAGGAACTTACGACTTATTCACTTGTAGAGACAGAACGAAAGAGCCAGGGCCCACATTCGGGCAGTTACCTTGAATTCACGTTCGGTGAGAATCCCGAAACCATCATTGAAACCCTTCGCGAAGACTCGCGGCTGAAAGACGCACATGATGACGAGCTGCGTACAGTTGTGAACGCACAAATTCGCTGA
- a CDS encoding sulfatase — protein sequence MAQSNGDPNVLFINCHDLGQHLGCYGQQLHTPNIDALASGGARFENSYCVAPQCSPSRAAMFTGRYPHQNGVMGLTHGEFEWDLHPTESHFAGILSDAGWNTVSVGVQHATRRPESFFDATMPASLDSKEIANTTCKALKQQAERSDSFYLQVGFYDPHRRPDRDTGFEGTPTSASESTALPNYLVDEQRAREEFAAFEHAIEIVDNSVGRILTQLEKLQLESNTIVVFTTDHGIPFPRAKCSPYDPGIETAFIVQWLDGSIPSRREFTQTISNVDYLPSLLDLLEVPIPDSLEGESFASVFTDPEYDHRESVFGELTYHDYFDPRRWVRTEKYKLVANFSKAPFFMDPSQTWRPNTITVSPEDPRLAYHPPIECYDLETDGEIQNIASDVDTDVLNQLCSELWNWMVRTDDPLIDGFPVPPLYDKTTAILSGESTSHSTDDHEL from the coding sequence ATGGCACAATCGAACGGTGATCCCAATGTACTGTTCATCAACTGCCACGACCTTGGACAGCATCTGGGGTGTTATGGCCAACAGCTCCACACGCCTAACATAGACGCCTTAGCAAGCGGTGGTGCCCGTTTCGAAAACAGCTACTGCGTTGCACCGCAGTGTAGCCCCAGCAGAGCTGCAATGTTCACTGGGCGGTACCCACATCAGAACGGGGTGATGGGACTGACTCACGGCGAATTTGAGTGGGATCTACACCCTACCGAGTCACACTTCGCTGGAATTCTCTCTGATGCGGGATGGAATACGGTTTCCGTCGGCGTTCAACATGCCACCAGGCGTCCGGAGTCGTTTTTCGATGCGACTATGCCGGCCAGCTTGGACTCAAAAGAGATAGCGAATACTACCTGCAAAGCCCTCAAACAACAAGCAGAACGGAGCGACAGTTTTTATCTTCAGGTCGGGTTCTATGACCCCCATCGGAGACCCGACAGAGATACTGGATTTGAGGGGACTCCTACATCAGCTAGTGAGTCTACCGCTCTCCCCAACTATCTGGTCGATGAACAACGCGCTCGGGAGGAATTCGCCGCCTTCGAACATGCTATCGAGATCGTCGACAACTCGGTTGGTCGGATACTTACTCAGTTGGAGAAGCTTCAGTTGGAGTCGAATACTATCGTGGTTTTCACGACGGATCACGGGATCCCGTTCCCACGCGCAAAATGCTCGCCATATGACCCTGGCATCGAAACTGCATTCATAGTTCAATGGTTGGATGGCTCGATCCCAAGCAGAAGGGAGTTCACACAGACTATTTCGAATGTAGACTATCTACCGTCACTCTTGGATCTCCTCGAGGTGCCGATCCCGGACTCTCTTGAGGGCGAATCATTCGCATCGGTCTTCACTGACCCTGAGTATGACCACCGAGAGAGCGTATTTGGTGAGTTGACCTATCACGACTACTTTGACCCACGTCGCTGGGTTCGCACTGAGAAATACAAGCTAGTAGCAAACTTCTCTAAAGCTCCGTTTTTCATGGATCCGAGTCAGACGTGGCGTCCGAATACGATCACTGTCTCCCCAGAGGACCCACGTCTCGCCTATCACCCACCAATAGAGTGCTATGACCTTGAGACCGATGGAGAAATACAAAATATCGCTTCTGATGTCGATACAGACGTACTAAACCAACTCTGTTCGGAGTTGTGGAATTGGATGGTTCGTACGGACGACCCACTGATCGATGGGTTTCCAGTCCCTCCATTGTATGACAAAACTACGGCCATCCTTTCAGGGGAGAGCACTAGCCACTCCACGGACGATCACGAATTGTAG
- a CDS encoding extracellular solute-binding protein, translating to MKATVGASATIGLSGCTSLTGNENNGTLQWIADADIAGASGEVLQGLHDAGLPEDIQLDITPGPASTDRRQQQLARWMDSGLKKPDLILADSGWTIPFIVRKQLLNLAGADEIPDSLIARVENKYFGASVQTAKHPTTDDLYAIPLYANPSVLYYRKDLVEKAGYNPNEENWATESTTWKRFSHAIRDVLDQNPSMEYGYTFQANAYEGLSCCDFNEFLSSWGGAYFGGRENLFGPVGRRPVTIDSQPTINAIRMVRTFINGRNDPHSLPGYAGNISPAAVLSWIEDTSLAPFSNGNAVANRNWPFAIPVNREALGDRLGVMPIPYAVPENDSRYNGIGGPTAALGGWHIGINPNSENINQAAKVLQAMATPKFRITLLETIGQLPPDTELLQSKPFRENLGRYAETLQVAGEKAIPRPVTTIWPQESTKIALRINGTFAGSTAPARAVQTLQTEVESIENYNS from the coding sequence CTGAAAGCGACAGTGGGCGCGAGTGCAACCATAGGTCTCTCTGGGTGCACTAGTCTCACTGGGAATGAAAACAATGGGACTCTACAATGGATTGCTGATGCGGACATCGCTGGTGCATCCGGTGAAGTATTACAGGGATTACATGATGCCGGCCTCCCCGAAGACATTCAGCTAGATATCACACCAGGCCCGGCTAGCACAGACCGACGCCAACAACAGTTGGCGCGTTGGATGGATTCCGGACTGAAGAAGCCGGATTTGATACTAGCCGATAGTGGATGGACAATACCCTTCATCGTCCGTAAACAGCTGCTCAACCTAGCGGGGGCCGACGAAATACCGGATTCACTCATCGCTCGTGTCGAAAACAAGTACTTCGGGGCCAGCGTTCAGACCGCTAAGCATCCGACAACCGATGACTTGTATGCGATTCCGCTTTATGCGAACCCATCCGTCCTTTATTACCGAAAAGACCTGGTCGAAAAAGCGGGCTACAATCCAAACGAGGAGAACTGGGCGACCGAATCGACCACCTGGAAGCGATTTTCGCATGCTATCCGAGACGTGCTGGATCAGAACCCAAGTATGGAGTATGGATACACGTTCCAAGCTAATGCGTATGAGGGATTATCATGCTGTGATTTCAACGAATTTCTCTCCTCGTGGGGTGGTGCATACTTCGGCGGCCGCGAAAACCTGTTCGGTCCAGTTGGTCGACGGCCAGTGACGATCGATAGCCAGCCAACGATCAATGCAATTAGGATGGTTCGAACGTTCATCAATGGGCGAAATGACCCCCACTCTCTCCCAGGATACGCTGGAAATATCTCACCGGCTGCCGTTCTTTCGTGGATAGAAGATACCTCCCTTGCACCGTTTAGCAATGGGAATGCTGTTGCGAATCGAAACTGGCCCTTTGCGATTCCAGTCAATCGGGAAGCACTCGGGGACCGATTAGGAGTGATGCCAATACCATACGCTGTACCGGAGAACGACTCTCGTTACAACGGAATCGGAGGTCCAACTGCAGCACTCGGTGGCTGGCATATCGGTATCAACCCCAACAGTGAGAACATCAATCAGGCTGCAAAAGTGCTCCAAGCAATGGCAACCCCCAAGTTTAGAATCACGTTGCTGGAGACAATTGGACAATTGCCACCGGATACCGAATTACTCCAGTCAAAACCGTTCCGCGAGAACCTGGGCCGCTATGCGGAGACGCTGCAAGTTGCTGGTGAAAAAGCCATCCCACGGCCAGTCACCACAATTTGGCCACAGGAATCGACGAAAATCGCCCTCCGCATAAACGGAACCTTTGCCGGTTCGACTGCGCCGGCTAGAGCTGTACAAACATTACAAACAGAGGTTGAATCGATCGAAAACTACAATTCGTGA
- a CDS encoding L-lactate permease, with protein MPDVLTLALVGVIPIGVAFVLLAGLRWSAARAMGVGWLLASGIGLTYWSMGPNWLIASAIYGALQSVDIILIVFGAILLMNYLEGSGAISTIRWYFGQIEEDRRIQVLLIGLGFMTIIEGAAGFGTPGALAAPLLIGLGFPPLAAAVFGLYFNAPNPPFGAAGTPVIGGTGAVIEPALSGSMNTSEFLSMVSGWSGIITGFTYVFWALLGVFFMTYWFGNADGEHSFTNAVRSTLPIAPFALILGAITGGTQILIAWFVGPALPDIVAGFVVLAVGLLLANNDILIPEDEWDFPDESRWNDTWLGGLELDEASQEQPKKNMPVLLAWTPYLLVTLVLLVTRWPDLTISGVGVLDWIQSFTVSLDSILGTELGYTLQYLYLPGTMPFIPIAILTGFLHKMDVSQMGVAWRRSVKQVVPAALTLIVAVSLTQIMIQSQTNTPNILGMMEALSRALAMGAGGLLPIISPWIGIIGSFMTGSNTTSNILFSVLQYNAAETVGVSRTIAVSLQNVGGGIGNMVSVLNIAAICGVVGITGREGDLLRKAIIPMALFALFAGLFGMLLTYVLVPGLF; from the coding sequence ATGCCTGATGTACTCACACTGGCGCTCGTCGGTGTCATTCCAATCGGTGTTGCGTTCGTATTGCTCGCTGGGCTCCGATGGTCAGCGGCCCGCGCGATGGGGGTTGGGTGGCTGCTCGCAAGCGGTATCGGACTCACGTACTGGAGTATGGGACCCAATTGGCTGATCGCATCGGCAATCTATGGTGCGCTTCAGTCCGTGGATATCATTCTCATCGTTTTCGGGGCTATCCTTCTGATGAACTATCTCGAAGGTAGCGGCGCCATTTCCACCATTAGATGGTACTTCGGACAAATCGAGGAAGATCGGCGCATACAGGTGTTGCTCATCGGTCTCGGATTTATGACTATCATTGAGGGTGCAGCAGGGTTTGGTACGCCGGGTGCACTCGCCGCACCACTACTCATCGGTCTCGGGTTCCCGCCGTTAGCCGCTGCTGTGTTTGGCCTCTACTTCAACGCCCCGAATCCCCCATTCGGTGCCGCCGGGACACCCGTTATCGGAGGTACTGGCGCTGTCATCGAACCGGCACTGTCTGGTTCGATGAATACCAGCGAATTCCTCTCCATGGTGTCAGGGTGGTCCGGCATCATCACCGGGTTCACGTACGTGTTTTGGGCCCTGCTTGGTGTGTTCTTTATGACCTACTGGTTCGGAAACGCTGACGGCGAACATAGTTTCACAAACGCTGTACGTAGTACCCTTCCTATCGCGCCATTCGCGCTCATCCTCGGTGCCATCACTGGCGGGACACAGATACTGATCGCATGGTTTGTTGGACCCGCACTTCCCGATATTGTCGCCGGGTTCGTGGTGCTCGCGGTCGGCCTTTTACTTGCGAACAATGACATCCTCATTCCTGAGGACGAATGGGACTTTCCCGACGAGTCGAGGTGGAACGACACCTGGCTTGGCGGCCTCGAACTTGATGAAGCCTCACAAGAGCAGCCGAAAAAGAATATGCCCGTGTTGCTGGCGTGGACGCCGTACTTGCTCGTTACGCTTGTACTGCTTGTCACACGGTGGCCAGACCTCACCATCAGTGGTGTCGGTGTTCTCGACTGGATCCAGAGTTTCACTGTCAGTTTGGACTCGATCCTCGGTACAGAGCTGGGATACACTCTCCAGTATCTCTACCTGCCGGGAACAATGCCCTTCATCCCCATCGCGATCCTCACTGGCTTCCTTCACAAGATGGATGTATCCCAAATGGGCGTGGCATGGCGGCGCTCGGTTAAGCAGGTAGTTCCTGCCGCACTTACGCTCATTGTCGCCGTCTCACTGACGCAAATAATGATCCAGTCGCAAACGAATACTCCAAATATCCTTGGCATGATGGAAGCACTCAGCCGTGCGCTCGCAATGGGTGCGGGGGGCCTGCTCCCCATCATTTCACCATGGATCGGCATCATTGGTTCGTTCATGACCGGGAGCAACACCACCTCGAACATCCTCTTCAGCGTACTCCAGTACAACGCCGCCGAGACGGTTGGTGTCTCCCGCACCATCGCTGTCAGCCTGCAGAACGTCGGCGGCGGCATCGGAAATATGGTCTCGGTGCTAAACATCGCTGCCATCTGTGGCGTCGTCGGGATTACCGGTCGTGAAGGCGATCTGTTACGGAAAGCCATCATCCCAATGGCGTTATTCGCGTTGTTCGCCGGCCTGTTCGGGATGCTGCTGACATATGTCTTGGTCCCTGGGCTATTCTGA
- a CDS encoding LutC/YkgG family protein, whose product MSAGPLATFESSLDELGVDLAQTTSDQFESTLVPLLNAPAVGAQLPFENVSLPDTVETDPTVQELEKAETGVTAAGYGIADYGSVVIQGGPEGKEPVSLYADKHVAVIAASDVLPDMDTTFDRLAEDIRNDTGQAIIATGPSATADMGALVKGAHGPMDVTVVLLGDR is encoded by the coding sequence ATGTCAGCCGGACCACTCGCGACCTTCGAATCGTCCCTTGACGAACTCGGGGTTGACCTCGCTCAGACGACTTCCGACCAATTTGAGTCGACGCTTGTCCCGCTTCTCAACGCTCCCGCAGTCGGCGCTCAGCTTCCGTTCGAGAATGTCTCCCTACCGGATACCGTAGAGACCGACCCGACAGTGCAGGAACTCGAAAAAGCGGAAACCGGGGTTACCGCTGCCGGATATGGCATCGCCGACTATGGCTCTGTCGTCATCCAGGGAGGCCCTGAGGGCAAGGAACCGGTTAGCCTCTACGCCGACAAACACGTTGCCGTCATCGCGGCCAGCGATGTCCTCCCAGATATGGACACGACATTTGATCGGCTCGCTGAGGACATCCGTAATGATACTGGACAAGCCATCATCGCGACTGGACCGAGTGCTACAGCAGACATGGGCGCGCTCGTAAAAGGAGCCCATGGCCCGATGGACGTCACCGTTGTTCTCTTGGGGGACAGGTAG